One Rhinolophus sinicus isolate RSC01 linkage group LG06, ASM3656204v1, whole genome shotgun sequence DNA window includes the following coding sequences:
- the LOC109439442 gene encoding olfactory receptor 8K3: MSWTDKHNLTILNEFILLGITALPELQAPLFALFLAIYVVSVVGNLGLIIVTKTDSKLQTPMYFFLRHLAFTDLGYSTAVGPKMLVNFAVDQHTISYNGCATQLTFFGVFITSELFILSAMAYDRYVAICNPLLYTVVMSPRLCWVLVAIPYLYSVFLSLLVIIKIFTSSFCGYNIIRHFYCDCQPLISLLCSDTHEIKLIILIFSIFNLASSLPVVLVSYLLILGTILRVNSVGGRHKAFSTCGSHLAVIVIFYGTLFFMYVQPKSSHSLDTDLMASVFYTLIIPMLNPIIYSLRNKEVKDALTRTWSMCANTLFKICCKIC, from the coding sequence ATGTCCTGGACGGACAAACACAATCTAACAATATTGAATGAATTCATTCTCCTGGGGATCACGGCCCTCCCTGAGCTGCAGGCACCGTTATTTGCACTCTTCCTCGCTATTTACGTGGTCTCAGTGGTGGGTAATCTGGGCTTGATCATCGTCACCAAGACAGACTCCAAGCTACAGACACCCATGTACTTTTTCCTCAGACACCTGGCTTTCACTGATCTTGGTTACTCAACGGCTGTAGGACCAAAAATGCTAGTAAATTTTGCTGTAGATCAACATACAATCTCCTATAATGGGTGTGCTACCCAACTCACTTTCTTTGGTGTGTTTATCACTAGTGAACTTTTCATTCTGTCAGCCATGGCTTATGACCGCTACGTGGCCATCTGTAACCCTCTGCTCTACACAGTCGTCATGTCACCAAGACTATGCTGGGTGCTGGTGGCAATCCCCTATCTCTACAGTGTCTTTTTGTCTTTGCTGGTCATCATTAAAATTTTCACGTCATCGTTTTGTGGCTATAATATCATCAGACATTTCTACTGTGATTGTCAACCGTTGATATCTTTGCTCTGCTCAGACACACATGAAATTAAATTGATAATTctcatcttttcaatttttaatttggcTTCTTCTCTTCCAGTCGTCCTTGTGTCCTACCTTCTGATCCTCGGCACCATCCTCAGGGTGAACTCTGTGGGAGGCAGGCACAAGGCCTTCTCCACCTGTGGATCCCACCTGGCAGTCATAGTGATATTCTATGGAACCTTATTCTTTATGTATGTGCAGCCTAAATCCAGCCACTCACTTGATACTGATCTAATGGCCTCCGTGTTTTACACGCTGATAATCCCCATGCTGAATCCCATCATCTATAGCTTGAGAAACAAAGAGGTGAAAGATGCCCTAACTAGAACCTGGAGCATGTGTGCAAATACTCTGTTTAAAATCTGCTGTAAAATATGCTAG
- the LOC109439444 gene encoding olfactory receptor 8K3 — METQNLTVVKEFILMGITDRPELQAPLFGLFLVIYVSSVVGNLGMIVLTMMDSRLQTPMYFFLRHLAFTDLGYSTAVGPKMLVNFVVDQNTISYYFCAIQLAFFLVFIVSELFILSAMSYDRYVAICNPLLYPVIMSQRICQLLVAIPYLYSTFVSLLVTVKIFNLSFCGYNVVSHFYCDSVPLLSLLCSNTHEIEMIILILAGFDLISSLLIVLVSYLLILESIVKMNSAEGRHKAFSTCGSHLTVVIVFYGTLIFMYVRPGSSHSFDSDKVASIFYTLVIPMLNPLIYSLRNKDVKCALQRVWKKLHSLFS, encoded by the coding sequence ATGGAAACACAAAATCTAACAGTGGTAAAAGAATTTATTCTCATGGGGATCACAGACCGCCCTGAGCTGCAGGCTCCGTTATTCGGGCTCTTCCTCGTCATCTATGTGAGCTCAGTGGTGGGCAACTTGGGCATGATCGTCCTCACCATGATGGACTCCAGGCTACAAACACCTATGTACTTCTTTCTCAGACACCTGGCTTTCACTGACCTTGGTTATTCAACAGCTGTAGGACCCAAAATGTTAGTAAATTTTGTTGTGGATCAAAATACAATCTCCTATTATTTTTGTGCTATACAGCTAGCtttctttcttgtgtttattgTTAGTGAACTTTTTATTCTATCGGCAATGTCTTATGACCGCTATGTGGCCATCTGTAACCCTCTGCTCTACCCAGTCATCATGTCACAAAGGATATGTCAGCTGCTGGTGGCAATCCCCTATCTTTACAGCACGTTTGTTTCTCTTCTAGTCACTGTAAAGATTTTTAACTTGTCCTTCTGTGGCTACAATGTAGTCAGTCATTTCTACTGTGACAGTGTCCCCTTATTATCTTTGCTCTGCTCAAATACACATGAAATTGAAATGATTATTCTGATTTTAGCTGGTTTTGATTTAATTTCCTCCCTTCTGATAGTTCTCGTGTCTTACCTGCTCATTCTTGAGTCCATCGTCAAGATGAACTCTGCTGAGGGTAGACACAAGGCTTTTTCCACCTGTGGATCCCACCTGACTGTGGTCATAGTATTCTATGGGACTTTGATATTTATGTATGTGCGACCTGGGTCCAGTCATTCCTTTGACAGTGATAAAGTGGCTTCCATATTTTACACCCTTGTTATCCCCATGTTGAATCCCTTGATCTATAGCTTGAGGAACAAAGATGTAAAATGTGCACTACAAAGGGTATGGAAAAAACTACATagtcttttttcttaa